The Streptomyces sp. NBC_00454 DNA segment GGCATCGGACGCCGTCCGTGCCGGGTCGGTGGGGTTGGTGGGGCCGGTGGGGCCGGTCATGGCCGCCCCTCTCCGTCGGTCTGGTGGAGGGAACGGCGGGCCTGGCTGACCAGATTGCGTACCGTGCTCACTGTCACCTCCATGATCTCTGCTGTCTCCTGAGTGGTGAATCCGGCCAGGAAACACAGTCCCAAGGCCTGACGCTGCCGATCGGGCAGAGCGGCGATCTGCTGCAGGGTGCCCTTGAACGACTGCCTGATCACCGCCCAGTCCTCGGACAGCAGTCCTGTCGCAGGCGGATCCACCCCTTCCAATGGGCTGCCCCTCTCGGCCTGACGGCACTCCTCGACCACGCGGCGGATGGCCGTCCGGCGCAGCCACCCGGCCCAGTTGTCCACCGGTGGCCCGCCAGGGCGCGACATACGTTTCCATGCCTCCTCGAAGGCATGCTGGGTCGCGTCGCCGGCGAACTCGAGCGAGACCGTCGCGGCGGAAGCCAGGACCTTGCGAGCGTGGGCGCGGTACAGATCCTCGAACCGCTCGACCGACGACTGCTGCTCAGGTGGGCTCACCACGCTCCCCGCAGGAATCGGATGAAGGGATCGCAGGAGCCTGGGACGGCGGGATCAACAGCTCCCACTCGGTAGCCGCCTGCCCTTGTCCATCCGCGGACCGGTACCGCACATGACCCCCAGTACCCAATTCGCGCACAACGGACACCACAGCTCTCACACGTACCCGCTCCCGGTGCCCGTAGGCGAACGCGCCCACGCACAGCGCACCGAGCCCGGTCGGCCCGGCAACTACGGCCCACCACAACCAGATTGACACGATGACACCCCTCATCCACCTGCGCCGGCAGTTCCTTCCTTCTTGAGTGCAGAGGCGCCGGAAACGTCTAGGCAGTGCTGCGCGATGGGGTCAGCCCCGCTGCCCCGACGGCGTGGTAATCCGCTTGAACCCCAGCCAGGCAGACATGCAGGCTTGCGCCGTGATTGTCGAGCTGGCACCCCTCTTTCTGACCTGGGCCGATGTGGATCCCGCCCGTCATACCTTCGACAGTGCTTCGGCGTCGCAGGTGGTGAGGTCCCTCGGGCCCGCCCAGCGGGTGCCCAGCCGCCCCGAGGGCCCCGAAGGCGACCCGGCGACGAACGACTGGAGCTGGAGCGAGGGCAAGCCCTGGGCGGACGCCATGTCGCAGGCCCTCGCCGAGCACTACGGTCGCTGGACCGTGGGCTGGCGCTGGGCCCACGACGAAGGCGACTTCGACGGAGGACCCGTCGGGAACTGGTGCTGCCCAAAGGACTCCATCACCACCCCGGAGGAGACCCTCGGCCGTGTCACTGCGGCGCTGTGCGAGTGGCGTGAGTGGCTGGAGAGTCTCGCCGGCTGGTTCGAGGAGTACCCGCTGGCACTCGCCGACGTAGCGGACCAGCGGACCCTGTGGGAGCACGCCGCCCGCAACCTGATCCTCCAGGTGACCGACCGCACCGGCTGCGGCAGCGGCTGGTACGGACACTGCCGTCAGGTGCTCACCTGGTTCCTCAGCCGCTGGGACGTCGCACCCGAGCTCGCCGAGGATCTGGTCGAGCGGGCGATCGGCGGCCGGTTCCACAGCTGGATCGCCCCCGAGCCGGAAACGGTCGACGACGTCGCTGAACGGCTCGCGCTGTCGCTCCGGCCGGCCGACGGCGGCACACCTTCCACCGGGCCCACACCGGACCACCTCGAGCGATGGCTCGAGGTGCGCGAGACCGTGTCCTGGCAGGAGGCCCCCGACGGCGGCGGCGACGGACCGGTGACCCCGGCGTGCGACGGCGCCGCGGAGGACATCCGCACCTTCGACGGCGCCCTGGACCCGGACCGCGCC contains these protein-coding regions:
- a CDS encoding RNA polymerase sigma factor, which produces MSPPEQQSSVERFEDLYRAHARKVLASAATVSLEFAGDATQHAFEEAWKRMSRPGGPPVDNWAGWLRRTAIRRVVEECRQAERGSPLEGVDPPATGLLSEDWAVIRQSFKGTLQQIAALPDRQRQALGLCFLAGFTTQETAEIMEVTVSTVRNLVSQARRSLHQTDGEGRP
- a CDS encoding Fic family protein: MIVELAPLFLTWADVDPARHTFDSASASQVVRSLGPAQRVPSRPEGPEGDPATNDWSWSEGKPWADAMSQALAEHYGRWTVGWRWAHDEGDFDGGPVGNWCCPKDSITTPEETLGRVTAALCEWREWLESLAGWFEEYPLALADVADQRTLWEHAARNLILQVTDRTGCGSGWYGHCRQVLTWFLSRWDVAPELAEDLVERAIGGRFHSWIAPEPETVDDVAERLALSLRPADGGTPSTGPTPDHLERWLEVRETVSWQEAPDGGGDGPVTPACDGAAEDIRTFDGALDPDRANGLLAALELLRADAARGASLDFELLQRWQHHVLGTPQPPPFRDQPAFAKAGRERYGIGPDTRARLDACLAESAKDAPRPLPLTARAARAYLDVCFFHPFDDGNARSAFLTLVFVLAREGVALDGVSLLRRVTFQADEPADALILTRYIDSHLAETRHGTATRCP